The Acinetobacter sp. SAAs474 DNA window GGTAAAAAATTACTATAAATAAGTTGTTGTAATTGTTGTCTAGCAGGTTCTAATGCTTTGATTGAAGAAATAATCACTAAAAACACAGTCAGCATTGGAACCACTGCAAATAACGTCGTATAGGTCAGTGCACCCGCCTGTTGCCGACAATGATCTGATTCAAAACGACGTAATACAAATAATATAAATTGAAACCAAGTCTTTTGATAAAAAGGGAGCTTTTTTAAATATGCAATCATGCTTTAAGTCATCTCAATTATTTTGGGATTGTACTGATTGTTGCCAAAATTTAGCAAAAATAGCAAAAATACCGTATAGTTTGAATCTTTCAGGTCTTATTTATAACAACATATGCAACCGTATATTTTAGTTCTATATTACAGCAAATATGGCGCAACAAAAGAAATGGCCCATTTAATTGCCAATGGTATTGAATCCACGGGGATGTCCGTCAAGATTCGCACAGTTCCGCAACTGGCAACCGTGGTGACAGAAGCAGCAGCAAGTATTCCTGAAGATGGTGATATTTATTGTAGTCTCGATGATCTTGCCCAGTGTTCTGGTTTGGCTTTAGGCTCACCAACACGCTTTGGTAATATGGCTGCAGAGTTAAAATATTTTTTAGATCAAACCACAAGCTTATGGTTAAGTGGTGCACTGCATGGTAAACCTGCATGTGTTTTTACGGCATCAGGTTCCATGCATGGTGGTCAAGAAAGTACATTATTAACGATGTTACCGCCTTTATTTCATCATGGTATGCTAATTATGGGACTGAGTAATGCCAACCCTGCATTATCAAATACAAAGACAGGTGGTACACCTTATGGCGCAAGTCATGTCAGTGGACCACGACATGAGCAAAGCTTAAGTCAGGATGAGCGTTCTTTATGTGAAATGCAAGGTCGACGATTAGCAGAAGCTGCTGCAAAATTATTATCTTGATTCATTCAAAATTTTTTAATTTACTTTTGCTATTCTGATTAACATCCCTCACATAAATTCTATTATGTGGGGGATCATCATAATTAATAGTATTGAATTGATGATTTAATGAAGAAAGTTTAATTTTTGATGAATTTCTATAGGTAAATTTTTGGTTGATAATCCACCATTATTATTCACGTGAATATGTGGATATAGATTAACAACACCTAACGGCCCTAAAAATAACGAGAGTAGGCTATAAAGTAATATTTTTTTCTTATATTTATTTAAATTATACAATAGCTGTGTTGATTGAATTATATTGGAATTAATTAAATAAATTAAAAGAATAATACTATTAAAAAGAAATAGACTAATCCATCTAAAGTAATCGAAAGCAATAACGGATAAAGCGAGTGGTGACATACTGAAGATAAATAACCATAGATATTTTTTTTGAGGAATTGATTTTATAACAAAAAAAATAACTGGAGCGATAATCGTTAAGCAAAGTGTCAATGGGACCAGCATTTTATTATCAATAAATGAATGATAATTCATGATCAAATTGTCATATAGACTTAATGATGTTGTTCTAAAGGCAAATTCATTATAGCCTCTATATGTTTGGTAATTTTCAACCAATAGCTGTAATTGATCTGCATTTATTTTGCCAAAGTAAGAAATTAAAATAATTGAAATAAATGCATAGATTGAAAATAAAAATATAGGAATGACTTGTTTGTATTGTAAATAATAAAGTAATAAAAGTGTTGGAATGAATATAATAATCCCAGCTTCATGAATCAGTGTGATTAAGGGTATAGCAATAAAAATATAACAAGAACATAAATATATGTTGGCTTTTTTTAATAATAGAATTAAAAACAATATTACGAGTATTTGAAATATTTGATCAAATCTAGACATTTCTAAAATAAACTGTGATAGCGTAAATGAACAAAAAAAGAAGCAACAAGCATAAGTAAGTACTTCATTGTTTTTTAATTTTAAATTAATTAGAGTCTTAATAATTAAAATATATAAAAGATAATATAGTGAAAGTAAAATAAATATTGCAATTAATCTAACATGATTATAATCTCTAGAAATATTAAGGAAGCTGAGCGTTTCTCCAACCAATCCACGTTTCATAAAACCATATTGATAATTAAAAAGCCAAGAACTATATAAATAGGGGTCTAAGGACAGGCTAAAATCAAGAGAAAAGGCTCGGCTATGTAAAAATAAAACAATAAATAAAATGAAGAAAGGGTAAGTTAAATATAACTTTACCCTTTCATTTTTTAAATAATGAAACATATCATTAAACCAAAATTATAAAAGAATATAGAGAAAATAAGCCACACTAATACCCGTAATTATTCCAGCAAAAATTTCTAAACGGGTATGCCCCATACGCTCTCGTAAAGGTATTTCTTGGGGACTATTGCTATTAATTTTATTAATGGCTATGGCATGTTTTCCGACTTGTTGTCTTAAGCTATTTGCATCGAGTAGGACAATAAAGGTGAAGGTTATTGCAACTGCAAAAGCAGCTGTATCGATCCCTTGTTGCAATGCAATCAGTGCTGTTGTACTACTGACGATTGCACTATGATTACTTGGTAGGCCACCATAACCAATCAGTGTAAAGGCTAATTTTTTAGTCTTGATTGAATTGATACAGAATTTTAAAATCCCAGCGGTGAGCCACGCACAAAAAGGAGTAATTAAATAGATATAATAATTCAAATCATTCACCAAAAGATATTAAGTTAATAATCATTAAAAATGAGGAATTAATACCCAAATACAACATGTTATCCATGCAAATACAGTAGTTAATATTTGGATATCTTGAACAATAATATCTGTGGGTGATTCACCTTCTGAGCATGTTTCAACAATAAACCAGTAACGATATAAACCAAACATAACAAAAGGAATTGTAATAATCAGTTTGGGTTGTACGGACATTACGTATAAACTATAAAAGATAATTGAACAGACTGCAGCCATTTCAGCAAAACGATCAATTAAAGAAATCGAGTAATGTTCTAATACACCACGACTTTGTGAGCCATTATGAATTAATTCTTGTCGTCTTTTAATTGAAGCTAAATATAGAGATATACTCAGTGTAGTGACAAACATCCAGTCTGAAATTGGCACATTAAGTGCAACTGCACCTGCATAGACACGTAATACAAAACCAAAAGCAACAATAAAAATTTCAATTACAGGTTTATGTTTAAGTTTAAAGGTATAAGCGAAATTTAAAGCTAAATAAATAATAATTACATAGAGTAAATGGGGGTTAAATAGCCAACAAAATCCAATTAATATATATATTAAGATTAAAAATATAATCGAACTTTTAATTGAAACTTCACCTGAAGCTAAAGGTCTTTTCTTACTTTTTTCTGGGTGAATACGATCTTGATCAATATCTTTTAAGTCATTAATAATATAGACACTTGATGCTGCTAAACAAAAAAATAAAACTGCATAAATAGTTGATTCAATTGATTCTAAATGAAGAAATAATCCTGAAAAAATTAAAGGTGCACATACGAAACTATTTTTCACCCATTGTTTAGGGCGTATCAGTTTAATTAGTCCTTTAATTTCTCCTAGAATCGATTTATTAAGTATTATATGATCATACATCTTTTATCAACTTTGATTTAATAATGATTAATTCTATTAGGCTAACAGTGCTTTATATTTGTTTTGCACTGATAGCAACTCTATTTAACATCTTAGCACAACAAATTTCAACTTATATTTATGATGGAAGTTTTTATATAATCTATGCAATGCTGATCGGAACTTTTTTAGGTTTAGTGATTAAATATATATTAGATAAAACCTTTATTTTCCAATATAAAACGAGAAATTTACAGCATAATACTCGATTATTTATTTTATATTTAATAGCAGGAATATTAACAACATTTATTTTTTTTGGAGCTGAATTATTATTTTATTATCTATTTGAGGATAAAGAAATGCGTTATGTCGGTGGTATAATTGGTTTAATGATTGGATATATATGTAAATATTATCTAGATAAAAAGTTTGTTTTTAAGGTTTAATATATGCAAACAATTCAATCTTGGGGTAGATTATCTAAAAATAAACATAATATTATTCATTTAAATAATACAAAAAATATAACATTACAATTACATCATCATTTGCCAGGTATTGTGTATGGTTTTGGACGAAGTTATGGTGATGTTGCTTTAAATCGTGATCGTAATTTGTGGTTAGGTCGAGGTTTAAATCATTTCATTTCATTTGATGATCATCGTGGTATTTTATCTTGTGAGGCGGGTTGTTCATTACAAGATATCCAACGGACATTGCTTCCTCGAGGATGGATGCTTGCTGTGACGCCAGGAACGCAAATGATTAGCGTGGGTGGTGCAATTGCCAATGATGTACATGGAAAAAATCATCATGGTTTCGGTTCTTTTGGTGACCATATTTTACAGATAACCCTATTACGTACAGATGGTGAATTGATCTGTTGTTCACGGACAATGCATCGTGAATTATTTTTTGCCACGATTGGTGGTATTGGTCTAACTGGAATTATTGTCGAAGTAAAAATTCAATTACGCCAAGTCACTGGTCCTTGGTTAGAAGCTGAAACTATTCCTTATTATAATTTAGAGCAGTTTTTTGAATTGGCTGATCATTCTGAGCAGGCATGGGAACATACCGTTTCGTGGGTTGATTGTATGCATGGTCATCAGCCACGCGGATTATTTATGCGTGCGAATTTAATTGACATTGGGGTCAAGCCCTATCCTCAGATCAAAGATAAAACATTTCCTATCACACCGCCTGTGTCACTTGTTAATCGATTAACGCTCCCTATTTTTAACTGGGCTTATTTTTATGGACATCGTCTTAAAAAGGATAAAACACTGATTCATTATGAATCCTTTTTTTATCCACTTGATGTTGTACATGAATGGAACAAAATGTATGGGCCTAAAGGTTTCTATCAATATCAAAGTGTTATCCCACGTGATGTCGGTCAAGATGCTACCCAAGAAATGTTACATGCAATTAAAAAATCGGGTGAGGGATCATTCTTGGCTGTATTAAAAACATTTGCTGCTCGTGAGTCTGGCGGTTTATTGAGTTTCCCTCAGCCGGGTGTCACCTTGGCACTCGATTTTCCTAATCGTGGACAAAAAACCCTTCAATTGTTAGCGACTTTAGATGCGATTGTTAAAGAAGCCAAAGGGCGTTTATATCTGGCGAAAGATGCAAGAATGCCTAAATCGCTGTTTGAAATTGGTTATCCAAAATTTAATGAATTTTTAAAATATCGAGATCCGGGCATAAGTTCAGAAATGTCTCGTCGTTTATTGGGTGTATAAATGTCAAAAAAACAAAGAATATTAATTATTGGTGCGACATCTACTATTGCAGAACACTGTGCTAGACAATGGCTGGCAAAAGATGTAACAGAAATTATTCTGGTTGCACGTAATTTAGAAAAATTACATCGTATGGCACAGGATTTAAAGGTGAGATATCCTCATGTTGAGATTCAATTACAACAGGTCGATTTTTTATCTGTAGCATCGGTTCAAGTGTGTATTGAACAGATATATGTGCAAGCAGCAATCGATATTGCATTGATTGCTCAGGGGACTTTACCTGATCAGCAAGCATGTGAAAATAATCTCGAACTGTTGAAACAGGCAATCGATATTAATGCATTATCGCCAGTATTATTTAGTGAAATGATTTTAAGCAAAATGATTGCATTAAATTTTGGTCGTCTGGCGGTTATTGGTTCTGTTGCTGGTGATCGAGGGCGTAAATCAAATTATATTTATGGTGCCTCAAAGGCCTTGATTGAAAAATATGTCCAGGGCGTACAGCATCGTTTAGCTTTGATTGGTTCTGATGTTAGTATCACATTAATTAAACCGGGGCCTACAGCAACAGCTATGACGGAAAATATGGCCACTACTAAAAGTTTAGCGTCACCAGAACAGGTTGCAAAAGCAATACTACAAGCAGTCGAACAAAGAAAGCATGTCCTTTATACACCCGCTAAATGGGCTGTAATTATGTTGATCATTAAAAATTTACCTTTCTTTTTATTTAAAAAAATGGATATTTAATCTATAGCAAAGCCATATGACGATGCCTTAAATAAAAACCATGATCAACGATAGAGAGGTGATGATACCACCTCTTTATGGTTAAATTAGGCAGAATGGTTCAATTAGACTGAAGCCGAAATTGGTTGTTTAAATTTATGTTGGCAACTTTTACATTTGTAATCTAGAAAAATACGTTGATCAATCAATACGCCAGCTTTTTTACCATAAAATCTTCCTAAAAATCCCCCGGTAATACCCACGCCCATTGCACCCACTACTGTTCCGACTGTTCCACCGACAATAATACCTAATGGTCCTGCAACCGCAATTCCAATTGCTGCACCAATGGATGCACCAGATGCAGCACCACCAACAGTACCTACCGTTGCACCAGCGGAGGAGAGTAATACACCGCCTATTTTTTGTAGATTCTGATGATTACGTTGTTCAATATCGCTGGAGCCGCATTGAGGGCAGTGAATTGGGTTGGACATATTAAATTCCATAATGTGAATGACCAAATAATAATTCAGGTATGATCGACTGAACTTACATGAGATATAGACTGTATAGCGTTATATTCATGAAAGCAAAAAAATAAGCGTCTTGAAATACATCAGACGCTTATTATTTATCCATATCTAAAGTTGTTAAGCTTCACGAACAAACTCAACAGTACCATTTACCAGAGATTTAACGCGTGCTAAAGACTCTACACGATAGCCTTTATCTAACAACAGTTGACGACCTGGCTGGAAAGATTTTTCAATCACAATGCCAATACCAACAACTTCAGCATTGGCTTGGTGAATCAGGTCTGCCAAGCCTAAAGCAGCCTGACCATTTGCGAGAAAATCATCAATCACTAAAACTTTATCTGTAGCATTGATGTGTTTGTTGGAAATTGCAATCGTACTTTCAATTTGTTTCGTAAAAGAAAATACTTTGGCACGATATAAATCATCTTTTAAGGTTAAAGATTGATATTTACGTGCGAAAATCACAGGAACACCAAGCTCTAGGCCTGCCATAACAGCAGGTGCAATACCAGAAGCTTCAATCGTAATGATTTTAGTAATGCCAGCATCTTTAAAAAGACGAGCAAATTCTTGACCAATTAACTGCATCATCGCAGGATCAATTTGGTGATTTAAGAAAGAATCGACTTTCAGAACCTCTTCAGATAGGACGATACCTTCAGCTAAGATTTTCTGTTCTAGTGCATGCACGGGAGAATCCTCAAGAGCGGGTGCTTGGAAAAGCAAAGGCATATTTTAAAAATCATATAAAAAAATGCAAGTGGAATTGACTAAATTCATTAATTTTTATGTGACGGGTTATATTTTTATTATACAGCATCGTTCAGTTTTTAAAAAAATAGCCAATAATCATTAACCATAATCAGATTAAAAGGACCATTTGATAGGTGAAGTCCACTTATTCAACACAGTACGATGATATGATTTTGATCGTGTTTAGCTGGAGGAATACTTATTCTTTAAGCCAAGCTGTAACGTGAAGTTAGCGATCAATTAGTCTCTAATAAAGTGATGCTGTATCTTCATTTGCCACTAAGAGTAATAATGATATGAACTTGAGCTGGTTATTGCTCTAGCTAGGATGCGATGTGGTCGTAGGAGCCTCAGTGGTATTTGTTTTGGATGCTTGATTATGCCAGTCGTGAGTATCGTACGGAATTGGATCTTTGGCAAAATTACCAAATAATCGCGTTAAATTAACATTCCCAATGACCACAAGCTGTGCCTCACGTAAAACAGCATGATTGACGTGAACTTTGCCTAGTGTATCAATAATCGATGCACTCTTACCTAACCAGCGATTAAGATCTAAATACAATAAGTCATCTTTGACTTTAAGGACATTTAATTTTTCTAAAATCATGCCTAAAGGATCTTTCATTAATATTTTTTGATAAAAAAATACGGCAATCCGTACTGCCCATTGATGAAAAATTGTAGGATAAGTTGCATTTACAATACGGGTATCACTGATTTGTTCAAATACAATCAATTGTGTTTTATTGTTGAGTTCCATCTGAAGCAGTTTCAGATCTACAGATAGTGTGATGTGTAGACCTTGGTAGTTAAGTGTTGCGTATAAACGTAACCAGTCATCATGTAGATCTGCATGTAAATCTTCAAGCATTTTAACATTATCTGTGACAAAGCGCTGAAATGTTGCATTTAAAAATACTTCAGAGAAAGAAAACTCTCGTTCATCTTCAATAAACCCTTCGGCTTTTCTATAGACCTGTTGAATATATTTAGAAATATTAGAGATCAACGCTTGCATGTAGAGCATTCCAAATAGTAGTTAAACTTTATATTGAATAAAAATAATTCAAATGATATAAAAAAGATAATGAAGATACTCAGTTTAGCAAAATAAATCGTATTGTTTTTAGAGTTTACAGACTCATCTGTGATTTATCTATGTGAAACGTGTATGAAATGTGCAGATCGTCTTTGCTGTATGTATTGTGATATCAGAAAAATATTTTATAATCTTGTAAGCCCATCGCCATGATGGACAATATAAACTGAAATTAAACTCTTTTTATCATGGCAATAGAAATATAATTAATAGGGAAGAGTATTGCTTTAATATGGGTTGTTAAACTTCGATAAATTTAAAACTTCAGTTGATTTTTGTGGTGATTGCTATAACAACAATCATGATCACACCTATTTGTACGGCATATTTGTGCTGTTAGACTTTTTATTTTAGGGGACATTAACAGTGATGTTAATGGATAATAATGTTAAAAAAAAATGCTTTTAATCCTCCATATTTTCATCAATGTTGGTGGAATGACTGGGTTTTTTTATGTGCACTATTGGCTGCTATAGTATTGCATGGCACATTAGTATTTATTGATTTTGCTGAAGTGCCGGCAGAGAAAAATACGCTAAAAGAAATGGCATTGGCGATGAATATCTCATCTGAGACACCACGAGATGCTGATTTTTTAGCACAAGCCAATCAATTGGGTTCTGGTAAGTTTCGTGAAAAACATCGGATATCCACCCCCATCATACAGACTTTGGCAATGGAGCAGCATTCAGATCATCATCTACAACAACAGCAAAATTCTCGATTATTTTTTAACAGAAATGATACCCAAGCACGAATATTATTGACCATTGTAAATTCACGATCAGTATTCAAACAGCAACAAAAACTATTACATGCATTACAACAACAATTTCAGGCCAAAGCAGCAATGATTGCTACCATTGAAGCTCAATATTTACAACATCAGCATCATTTTAGTCGGCAGCAAAAAATTAAAACGCTGGATAGTATTCAGGCAAAGCAGGATGTTTCAGCACATTATCTTGAACAATTTCGAGAAAAAGTTGAATTTTATGGCAATCATGACTATTCAACTCAAGCAACATTACAGCATCTTGCAGGAGAAGTTCGTTTATTGGTGGTTTTAAATCATTATGGTGAGATTCGTACGATACGCTTAATTGAAAGTTCTGGTTCTAGCATTTTAGATGAAGCGGCAAAAAATTCGGTGAGAAAAGCGGCACCTTTTGGTTTGTTTGACAAAAAAATGAAGAACATCAATGAATTGAGGATTATTCGTACTTGGCGCTTTAATCCAGTAGAAACAGAAATTAATATCGACCCATGAAGATAGGGTGAGCGTGAATATCAAATAATCGCCAAATCGAGTGTAAAGTCCAGTCCTTTGGGCAGGAGACAAAATATTAGACTTAAATAAAATAAGTGCCGTAACATCTTGTTGGCAAATCTGTAGATGTTACGACGACATGAATCTTATTAATCTTGTATGAGGTAAGGGTTATCAATCGCCAGTTTTTTTAAAATCTCAATTTCTAATGCTTCCATTTCTTCAGCATCTTGTTCGGATGTTTCATGGTCATAGCCCATTAAATGTAATGTGCCATGAACCAGCATATGGGTAAAATGAATCAGTGGCTGTTTATGTTGTTGATCTGCCTCTTGTAACACAACTGGAATACAAATAACCAAATCACCAATTGGAAATGAATCGAGAATTTGTGCCATTTCGTCTGCAATATCGCTAGGAAAAGACAGTACATTGGTGGGTTTGTCTTTCTGTCGGTATGTCAAATTAAGTTGATGGCTTGCATCATGATCGACACAAGCAATTCCAATTTCACAATCACTTTGTGTGCCGATATGACGTAAAGCTGTTTCTATAACTTTTTTAATATAAGCACGTTTTAACACCAGTTCAGGCGTTTGAAAACTTTGTTGTAAAGAAAGATTAAGTTTCAAAATGAATCCTTAAAATATGAATTAAATCAGGCATCATGCTGTGCATCAGCAGCAGCATCATTTTCAGAGATTAATGTATCTTGACGAGCTTTACGTTCTGCTCGTGCTTGAGCACTTAAACGCTGTTGTTCACTATCCCAGCCCTCATAAGCTTCAACAATTTTTTGCACCAATTGATGACGTACGACATCTCTAGAATGAAAACGCGTGATATGAATTTCTTTAACAGGTTCAAGTACACGTAACGCATGTGATAAACCGGATTGTTGACCACGTGGTAAATCAACTTGTGTTACATCACCTGTGATCACCGCACGAGAACCAAAACCTAAACGGGTCAAAAACATTTTCATTTGTTCTGGGGTGGTATTCTGTGCTTCATCCAAAATGACAAAAGAATGGTTGAGCGTCCGTCCACGCATATAGGCAAGTGGTGCAACTTCAATGACTTGGCGCTCAATCAGTTTGGCAACTTTTTCAAAGCCAAGCATTTCATATAAGGCATCGTAGAGTGGACGTAAATAGGGATCAATTTTTTGAGTCAGATCGCCAGGTAAAAAGCCGAGTTTTTCTCCTGCTTCGACTGCAGGTCGAACGAGTAAAATTCTTTGAATTTCATTGCGCTCAAGCATATCTACTGCTGCGGCAACAGCAAGATAAGTTTTTCCTGTGCCCGCAGGGCCAATACCAAAAGAAATATCACTTTGTAGAATTCGCTGTACATAGCGTTTTTGATTTGCGCCACGTGGATTAATACGGCCTTTACGGGTTTGCAGCCATACTTCATCTAAGCCAGTATGTTCTTGATCTGAGCAATCTTCTTGAAAATCTCGATCTGTTTGACTGCCTTGAATGATAAGATGAAGTGTATCTGCCGTAATTTGTGGATTAAGTTCACTTTCTTCATGGAGCCGATGTAACAGCTGTTCGGCCCTTGTGACGATATCGATTTCTCCATCGATGAAGAAAGCTTCTCCACGATGGAATATTTTGACATTTAAACGTTGTTCGATTTGTTTGAGGTGACCGTTATATGCACCTAACATGCTTTTTAAACGGTCAACTGAAATACCAGGAAAAGTTACTGTACGTCGAATCGCTGCAGTCAAGAGAATACCTTTTTGAAGTAGACGAATGTATTGCTCTACATTACGCTACGTCAGGTTCAAGATTCAAGAGCTCACCATAAACTAAATTCAATGTTTTAATCTCAGTAATCTCAATTTCTGCGAAACGACCGACCCAGCTTGGATCACCAATAAATGTTACTAAACGTGTATTATCTGCTGTTCCAACTAAAATATTCGAATCGTGTTTGGAAATATTCTCGATTAATACACGCTGAATGGTGCCGAGCATAGCATCTGTTTTATCAATACTCGATTTTTTAATCCAATGTTGAACTTTAGCTAAACGCTCTTTTTTCACTTCTTCTGCTGTATGATCAACCAATTCAGATGCTGGTGTACCTGGACGTTTTGAATAAATAAAACTATAGGAGTGATCGAAATCCATATCTTGAATAAATTGATAGGTTTCAGCAAAATTTTCATCTGTTTCGCCAGGAAAACCGATAATAAAATCAGAAGATAAGTGCATATCTGGACGAACGGCACGTAACTTTTTAATTTTTTCAATATAAACATCAATAGTATGATTGCGTTTCATTGCTTGTAGTACATCGTTTGAACCACTTTGTACCGGCAAATGAAGATGTGACACCATTTGTGGTAAATCACGATAACATTCAATTAAATCATCGTTAAATTCCAGTGGATGAGACGTGGTATAGCGAATACGACCAATGCCTGGAATTTCTGCCACTAAACGTAGTAAATCAGCAAAAGTACAAATCTCTCCCTCAAAGGTCTCACCACGATAACCATTGACATTTTGGCCTAATAGTGA harbors:
- a CDS encoding SDR family NAD(P)-dependent oxidoreductase, with amino-acid sequence MSKKQRILIIGATSTIAEHCARQWLAKDVTEIILVARNLEKLHRMAQDLKVRYPHVEIQLQQVDFLSVASVQVCIEQIYVQAAIDIALIAQGTLPDQQACENNLELLKQAIDINALSPVLFSEMILSKMIALNFGRLAVIGSVAGDRGRKSNYIYGASKALIEKYVQGVQHRLALIGSDVSITLIKPGPTATAMTENMATTKSLASPEQVAKAILQAVEQRKHVLYTPAKWAVIMLIIKNLPFFLFKKMDI
- the ybeY gene encoding rRNA maturation RNase YbeY; this translates as MKLNLSLQQSFQTPELVLKRAYIKKVIETALRHIGTQSDCEIGIACVDHDASHQLNLTYRQKDKPTNVLSFPSDIADEMAQILDSFPIGDLVICIPVVLQEADQQHKQPLIHFTHMLVHGTLHLMGYDHETSEQDAEEMEALEIEILKKLAIDNPYLIQD
- a CDS encoding xanthine phosphoribosyltransferase; the encoded protein is MHALEQKILAEGIVLSEEVLKVDSFLNHQIDPAMMQLIGQEFARLFKDAGITKIITIEASGIAPAVMAGLELGVPVIFARKYQSLTLKDDLYRAKVFSFTKQIESTIAISNKHINATDKVLVIDDFLANGQAALGLADLIHQANAEVVGIGIVIEKSFQPGRQLLLDKGYRVESLARVKSLVNGTVEFVREA
- a CDS encoding sel1 repeat family protein translates to MFHYLKNERVKLYLTYPFFILFIVLFLHSRAFSLDFSLSLDPYLYSSWLFNYQYGFMKRGLVGETLSFLNISRDYNHVRLIAIFILLSLYYLLYILIIKTLINLKLKNNEVLTYACCFFFCSFTLSQFILEMSRFDQIFQILVILFLILLLKKANIYLCSCYIFIAIPLITLIHEAGIIIFIPTLLLLYYLQYKQVIPIFLFSIYAFISIILISYFGKINADQLQLLVENYQTYRGYNEFAFRTTSLSLYDNLIMNYHSFIDNKMLVPLTLCLTIIAPVIFFVIKSIPQKKYLWLFIFSMSPLALSVIAFDYFRWISLFLFNSIILLIYLINSNIIQSTQLLYNLNKYKKKILLYSLLSLFLGPLGVVNLYPHIHVNNNGGLSTKNLPIEIHQKLNFLH
- a CDS encoding decaprenyl-phosphate phosphoribosyltransferase, whose protein sequence is MYDHIILNKSILGEIKGLIKLIRPKQWVKNSFVCAPLIFSGLFLHLESIESTIYAVLFFCLAASSVYIINDLKDIDQDRIHPEKSKKRPLASGEVSIKSSIIFLILIYILIGFCWLFNPHLLYVIIIYLALNFAYTFKLKHKPVIEIFIVAFGFVLRVYAGAVALNVPISDWMFVTTLSISLYLASIKRRQELIHNGSQSRGVLEHYSISLIDRFAEMAAVCSIIFYSLYVMSVQPKLIITIPFVMFGLYRYWFIVETCSEGESPTDIIVQDIQILTTVFAWITCCIWVLIPHF
- a CDS encoding FAD-binding oxidoreductase, yielding MQTIQSWGRLSKNKHNIIHLNNTKNITLQLHHHLPGIVYGFGRSYGDVALNRDRNLWLGRGLNHFISFDDHRGILSCEAGCSLQDIQRTLLPRGWMLAVTPGTQMISVGGAIANDVHGKNHHGFGSFGDHILQITLLRTDGELICCSRTMHRELFFATIGGIGLTGIIVEVKIQLRQVTGPWLEAETIPYYNLEQFFELADHSEQAWEHTVSWVDCMHGHQPRGLFMRANLIDIGVKPYPQIKDKTFPITPPVSLVNRLTLPIFNWAYFYGHRLKKDKTLIHYESFFYPLDVVHEWNKMYGPKGFYQYQSVIPRDVGQDATQEMLHAIKKSGEGSFLAVLKTFAARESGGLLSFPQPGVTLALDFPNRGQKTLQLLATLDAIVKEAKGRLYLAKDARMPKSLFEIGYPKFNEFLKYRDPGISSEMSRRLLGV
- a CDS encoding GtrA family protein; amino-acid sequence: MINSIRLTVLYICFALIATLFNILAQQISTYIYDGSFYIIYAMLIGTFLGLVIKYILDKTFIFQYKTRNLQHNTRLFILYLIAGILTTFIFFGAELLFYYLFEDKEMRYVGGIIGLMIGYICKYYLDKKFVFKV
- a CDS encoding divergent PAP2 family protein, with the protein product MNYYIYLITPFCAWLTAGILKFCINSIKTKKLAFTLIGYGGLPSNHSAIVSSTTALIALQQGIDTAAFAVAITFTFIVLLDANSLRQQVGKHAIAINKINSNSPQEIPLRERMGHTRLEIFAGIITGISVAYFLYILL
- a CDS encoding PhoH family protein codes for the protein MTAAIRRTVTFPGISVDRLKSMLGAYNGHLKQIEQRLNVKIFHRGEAFFIDGEIDIVTRAEQLLHRLHEESELNPQITADTLHLIIQGSQTDRDFQEDCSDQEHTGLDEVWLQTRKGRINPRGANQKRYVQRILQSDISFGIGPAGTGKTYLAVAAAVDMLERNEIQRILLVRPAVEAGEKLGFLPGDLTQKIDPYLRPLYDALYEMLGFEKVAKLIERQVIEVAPLAYMRGRTLNHSFVILDEAQNTTPEQMKMFLTRLGFGSRAVITGDVTQVDLPRGQQSGLSHALRVLEPVKEIHITRFHSRDVVRHQLVQKIVEAYEGWDSEQQRLSAQARAERKARQDTLISENDAAADAQHDA
- a CDS encoding TonB family protein — its product is MLKKNAFNPPYFHQCWWNDWVFLCALLAAIVLHGTLVFIDFAEVPAEKNTLKEMALAMNISSETPRDADFLAQANQLGSGKFREKHRISTPIIQTLAMEQHSDHHLQQQQNSRLFFNRNDTQARILLTIVNSRSVFKQQQKLLHALQQQFQAKAAMIATIEAQYLQHQHHFSRQQKIKTLDSIQAKQDVSAHYLEQFREKVEFYGNHDYSTQATLQHLAGEVRLLVVLNHYGEIRTIRLIESSGSSILDEAAKNSVRKAAPFGLFDKKMKNINELRIIRTWRFNPVETEINIDP
- the wrbA gene encoding NAD(P)H:quinone oxidoreductase; its protein translation is MQPYILVLYYSKYGATKEMAHLIANGIESTGMSVKIRTVPQLATVVTEAAASIPEDGDIYCSLDDLAQCSGLALGSPTRFGNMAAELKYFLDQTTSLWLSGALHGKPACVFTASGSMHGGQESTLLTMLPPLFHHGMLIMGLSNANPALSNTKTGGTPYGASHVSGPRHEQSLSQDERSLCEMQGRRLAEAAAKLLS